CTCCCGCAGCGCCGTTCGCTCAACCTGTCCAACTCGGCGGCGATCGCGATCTACGAGGCCGCCAGGCAGTTGGGCTTCACCGGCCAGGTGTAGGGGCGCGGCCCGTGGCGAACGGCTCCAGCGTCTGAAGTGCCCTGGTTGAGGTCGTGGACGCTCGGCCCCAGCCCCAGCCGCGGCAACATTGCCCAGCCCCAGCAACGCAGACCCAGCAATGCAGGCCCAGCCCCAGCAACGCAGACCCAGCAACGCAGGCCCACTAGTCGAGTTGTTGCGCCGCCAATCGTGCGTAGAGCCCGCCGGCAGCCACGAGCTCCGAGTGGGTGCCCGTCTCCACGATGCGCCCGCCGTCGACCACGTGGATGACGTCGGCATCGGCGACGGTCGAGAGCCGGTGAGCAACCACCAGCGTGGTGCGCCCCTTGGCGGCCCTGTCGAGCGCGACCTGAACGACCCTCTCACTCACCGTGTCGAGCGCACTCGTCGCCTCGTCAAGGAGCAAGACCGGCGGATCCTTGAGCAGCACCCTCGCGATGGCGATGCGCTGCTTCTCGCCGCCCGACAATCGGTACCCTCGCTCGCCGACCACGGTGTCGTAGCCGTGCTCGAAACCCACGATGGTCTCGTGGATGTTTGCGGCCGCGCAGGCCTGCTCGAGCTCGTCATCCGTGGCATCCGGCTTGGCGTACCGGAGATTCTCGGCGATCGTCGCGTGGAACAGATACGTCTCTTGAGTCACCACGCCCACCTGCTCGACCACAGACTCCGCCACCAAGGCGCGCACGTCCTCGCCCGCGAACCGCACCTCGCCCGACGTCGCTTCGTGCAGTCGCGCCGCGAGGTACACAATCGTGGTCTTGCCAGCGCCAGAGGGCCCCACAAAGGCGTGGGTCTGGCCAGGCTGCGCTGTGAAGGAGACTCCGTCGAGCGTCGGCGTCGAGTCCTCCTTGGCATCGGGGTAGCGAAAGCTGACGTCGCGAAACTCGATCGCACCCAAGGGGCCGGGGGCGTCGGAAACGTCGCGAGCGTCGTCTCTATCCGCGATGGCCGGAGTGAGGTCGAGGTACTCGAAGATGCGCGCAAAGAGTGCCCGCGACGTCTGGATCTCGAGTGCGACCCTCATGAGCGCCATCAGCGGGAAGAGCAGTCTCGCCTGGATCGTCGTGAAGGCGACAACGGTACCTGCGGAGATCGCCTCGCCGCCCGACTGCCCGCTCCTGGCCAACAGCCAGCCTGCGGCCAGGTAGATGACGGCAGGCACCGAAGACATGATGACGGTGACTAAGCCAAAGAACCACTGCCCGCTCATGGCCTGCTGGACTTGGAGCCGGATGAGATTGCGGTTCTCGGCGGCGTAGCGCGCTGACTCGAGGCGCTGGCGGTTGTAGACCTTGCTGAGCAGAATGCCGCTCACGGATAGCGTCTCTTGAGTGATCGAGGTCATCTCCGACAGGGATTCCTGGGTGCGCGCGGCGATCCTTTGCCGCACCAGGCCCACGCGCCTTTGCGCCACCACGAGCGCGGGCATCAGGATCACGGCGAGCAGGGTGAGGCGCCAATCGAGCACGATCATTGCGACGAGCGAGGCCACCACCGTGGCCGTGTTGCCCACGATGCTCGAGACGAAGGTGGTGAGCACGCCCGCGACTCCGCCGACGTCGTTTTGGAGCCGCGACTGGATGACGCCGGTCTTGGTACGGGTGAAGAACGCGAGTTCCATGCGTTGCAGGCGGTCGAAGAGGGTGACGCGCAGGTCCCCGGTCACCTTGTTGCCGACGGTCGACGTCACCCAGGTTTGCCACACCCCCAAACCGGCCGACGCAACAAAGATCGCAATCATCAGGCCAACGAGCTCCGTTAGCAGCCCCAGCCGCGGGCCCGCGATGCCGCCCACACCGTCTGAGGGAAAGAGCGCCTGGTCAAAGATGCGCTGCACGATGAGCGGTGGCACCACCGTGGCCGCAGAGGTCGCCAGCACGAGCACGGCCGTGAGCACGAGTTGTGGCCGGTACGGCACAAACAAGGCGCCGACGCGTCGCCACAAGTGCGGGATTTCTGGTGCGGCGGCGTTCTCGGCGCGCAAAGCGTCGGGGTCGGCCCCAGAGGTCAGCCCTCGACCGCGCATGCCCCCGCCGGTGGCGGCGCGGCGCGAGCCAGCAGGCGGGTGGGACATGAGCACAGCCTAGGCGGGGCGCAATCTGGGGCGCGGCACGATTCGCCGCGGGCGTAGCGGGCACGGCTGGCGTAGCTGACGTCGGGCGCGTTGGCTGAAGTGGGGGGCGGTGGCTGGCGGGGGGGGCGGTGGCTGGCGTGGGGGGGGCGGTGGCTGGCGTGCCTGGCGTAGCTGGCGTTGGGTGCGCGGCAGGCGTAGTGGGCGGTGGCAGGCCGTCGCGCCGTGCTAGGCCTCGAGCGGGTAGTAGCGCCCCTCGCCCCTGGCCGCGGCGTCCCTGGCGGCGGCCGCCGCATCACCGAAGTCGTCCACCCGCCCCGCTAGCGCCACCACAATCGCGAGGTTCAGCGCCACGGCAGCCATCACTGGCAGCGCAATGTCACTGTCCATCGTGTCGTGACGCCAGGGATGAAGCACCCGAAAGTCAGGAGAGCCGCCGGGCACCACGGCAGCGAGCCTGGCATCGATCGCATCGAGGTCAGCGCCGATCTGTACCGGCGCGTACTGGTGCCTGAACAGCCACAGCAAGTCGCCGATGCTGCTGCACGTGCCGCCTTCGATGTAGTAATGCCTGTTGGCGCGCTGCCCTGGGGTGTCGAAGGGTTTGACGATGCGCCCACCGCGTGCGAAGTGCCGGTGGCATGAAGCACGCAGCACCTGCTCGAGGAGCGGAAAGGCGAGGTAGGCCGTGATGGCAGCGTGGTCGTCGGCGAGAGCTCGTGTGTTCCTGTCTACCCCGGCAACCTGACCAGAGACCGGCAACGCGAGCACCGCGTGGGCCGCAGCGGCGAAGAGTCGACCAACAGTCCATTCCTGGTCAGCGGGCACCGTTCCCGATGCCCGCGGGGTGGAGGCTGGCGCGCCGACGCCAGCTCCCACCAAGAGTTCGGCGCACCACGCCCACACGGTGCGATAGTCGCTTCCGTATCCCGTGAACTCGTTGTTGCGCTGAATCAGGCACACCGTGAGCCCCGCTACTACCGCGCCAAGAGTGTCGTGCCCAGCAGTCTCGATGTCGTCGCAAATGCTCGCGAGGGGCGAGGCGTGCTGAGCGCGCGGAGCGGCGCCCTTGACCCGTGCAGTGCGCTGCAGATCCGCCGCCCGCTGGCTCCACGCGCGACAGTGCTCGAGGATCTGTTGCGGGCTGGATTCGGTCACGGGGTCACGCTAGCGCTCGCGGGCCGTCGCGGTCCATGCATGCGGTGGGTGCGAGGCAGGCGAGGCGGTCGGCGCGTCTCGCGCACCCGCGCACCCTCCACACCTGCCGCACCCCACTGTCGCCACTCACTCCACGCGCGCGCTGCCTCCACACCTGGCGCTCCCACTCTCGCCACTCACCCAAGCACACACCCCCCTTCCACACCTGCCGCATCGCGCTCTCCCCACCGCCGCTAGGGTGGGCTGCGGCGAGCGACTCTGTTCGCAGAGCCGGAGGTCCGCGTGAGTGCCAGGTTTGAGGAGCTCGATTGGAGCGCCACTCCCATCGGCGAGGTGAGCCTGCGACGGCGGCGCGACCCCGTCACCGGCGAAGACGTGTACGAGGTCAAGCTCAATGACGAGTGGCTCATGTCGAGTCAGTTCACCGCCGCCGAGATCGCCCTCGCCCGTCTGGGCCTGGCGCGCGTGGCACAGCCGCACCCCACCGTCGTCGTCGGCGGCCTTGGCCTCGGCTATACCGCCGCCGCCGCACTCGAAGACGCCAACGTCGGCGAGCTACTCGTTGTCGAACTCCTGGCACCCGTCATCGACTGGCACGAACGCGGACTCGTGCCCTTGGGGCCTGCACTCACGTCTAGCCAACGATGCCGCTTCGTCCACGGCGACTTCTTCGGGATGTCCTACGGCGACGGCTACGACCCTGCTCACATGGATCGACAAGTCGACGCGATCCTGCTCGACATCGATCACTCCCCCACTCACCTGCTCGACGACGGCAGCGTCGGCTTCTATGGCGTGGAAGGTATGCGCGCAGTCGCGTCGCATCTGCGGCCAGGTGGCGTGTACGCGATGTGGTCAAACGACCCGCCCGACGCCGCCTACCTTGCCGTCCTCCACAAAGTGTTCGCCGACGTCGTGGCCGAGGTCATCACGTTTCCCAATCCGCTGCAGCGGCGCGAAGCCACCGCGACCGTCTACGTGGCGACAAAGCCCTAGCGCGGAACACGACACGACACTGGGCGGTTGCATAGGTCATGAGAGCCATCACTTACTCCGAGTTCGGTACCCCAGACGTCCTCACACTGACCGGCCTTCCCGAGCCGCGGCCGGGACCAGACTCGGTGATAGTCGAGATGCGTGCGGCAGGGATCAACCCCGTTGATTGGAAGGCGCGCCAGGGATACCTCGAAGGCCTGATTGACACCGTGTTTCCCGCGGTTCCCGGCTGGGACATCGCGGGCGTGGTGGTGAGAGTCGGCGCCGATGCCCCTGAGTTTGAGGTGGGAGACGAGGTCTACGGCTACGCGCGCAAGGACGTGCTTGGAGGCGGAACGCTCGCCGAACAGGTCGCGGTGCCTGTACGGGCGCTAGCTCACAAGCCCGCGTCGGTGTCGTTTGAACAGGCGGCCGCAGTGCCCCTCGTGGGCCTCACCGCACTGCGTAGTGTCCGGCGCTCGCACGTCGGCGCTGGCGACAACGTGCTGATCCACAACGGTTCAGGCGGCGTGGGCGGCTTCGCGATCCAACTGGCTCGTCTGGCCGGCGCCACCGTGGTCGCGACCGCCTCTCCCCGCAATCACGAGTACTTGAAGTCGCTGGGCGCCACGCCTATTGAGTACGGCGAGTGCCTCGCTGAACGCGCGCGGGCCGCCTCTCCCGACGGCTTCGATGTGATCCTCGACTTCGCCGGCGACGGCGCGCTCGATTCAACCGCGTCCGTCATGCGTGACGGAGCGAGGGTGGTGTCCGTCGCCGATGGAAAGGCCGCGAGGCGCTTAGGCGGCGTTGTCGTGTGGGTGCGACCCGATGCGGCGGGCCTGACGGAGTTGGCTCGCCTGATCGACGACGGCAGTCTCCGGGTCGAGGTCGCTCGCACCTACCCGCTCGAGGCAGCCGCCGACGCCTATCGCGAACTTGAAGCCGGCCACGTGCGCGGCAAACTGGTGATCACGCCCTAAGGCGGCCGGTTTCACGGCGTCGCCCGAGACTCCCGCCATCGCCCCTGCCCCTGCCCCTGCCCCCGCCAACGGCGTGACACCGGTCCGGTGAAGCCCTCGCGCCGTTCCCATCACCTTTTGGCGTCGCTGCTCACCCACCCCGTGAGTTCCCACCAGCCGGCCGCTTCCTACCTATGCTGGCGCGCCCTTGGCGTGCTTGCGAATCTTCTTCATCGCCCACTCGTCATGACTCGACGTAGCGGAGATGCAATAGGCGCCGAGCGACGTCGTGCCAGTCCACGGGTAGTGCTTCTTGGTGAACAGCTCCTCGTCAGTGCGCTCTCCGATGACGGCCCGCACTGCAGCACGAGAAGTGGCCACCAGTTGGCGCGCCTGGTCAAGAGTCGTCTCTGAATGCCTGTCCCTGAACTCCACGTTGAGCCCCGCATAGTTGCTCCACGTATAGCCGGCTGGGAGGAACGGCGCGGTCTTGCCTGCGAGATTCGAGTGAACCCACGCGAGCAGCAAGAGGTGCCATTCGTGCAGGTGAACCAGCACGTCTCGCACGTTGCGGTCTCGGTCCTCGAAAGCGAACTCGGCGAGCTGCTGCTCGTCGCTGAGCGAGTCAACGAGCGACATCAGTTTTGCAAAGCTCGCCTCACTCGCATCCAGCAACTCGTCTCTTGACTGAGGACGCCCCATGTTCCTCTCCCCTCCCGGCGCCCCTAGGCGTCGTCGTGTTGGCGCCTACTCCTTGGTGGTGCGCGTGAATCGCGCTCGCACTTCAGGCGACTGATCGTTGCGTCCCGATATTGACCGCGAGCGCGACACGATCTTCTTGAGGAACGTGTCATCCTGAGTCATCTTGGTGATGGTGTGCTTGACCACTCGCTCGGGCATGTACCGCGCGCCCTTGTTGCGGTACTTCGCCCTGATCCAGCCCGCAATGAAGACTCCCGTGGCAGGGCCTGCAGCGAACAGAGCGAAGGCGAGCCCTGAGGAGCCTTCCGATGAACTACTCACGAGCGTCTCCTGACTTTCGAGGATGGTGACAAGCTCGCGCACTGCAGTGCTTTGCCCTGCCTCATGGCCCCACGATTGCTCGTCATCATCAGCCCATCACCAAGACTGCCAAGGCAATCGGCCACGTCACGACCGAGATAGCGGCGGCGGTGCCCCATGCCACGAGGGCCGCCTTTTTCCGGTTGATCGGCACGCTTCCCATCGTGGCGCCAGTGCGGCCATTCACGGCGATGTAGTGCGTGATTTGGCGGCTCCCTCGTGTCTCGACGAAGCCATAGAGCCACACCGGCAGCAGCACAGCCGTCCAGCGGCTGCCCTTCACGTTGACCTGCTCCGATGTCCACTCGACGCCGCGGTCGTAGCCGCGCACCGATGGCTGCGCGCCCGCCCTCGCGAGAGTCATGAAGTGGCTCGCCGCGTACGCCTCTGCTGCGTCAACGTCCATGTCGCGCCGCTCCGACGTGTACTCGGCGCCAAGGAAGTTGCTGTTGAAGCGCACCATGTTCTTCACATCAAAAGGCAGCACCGCATTGATGATGTTGTTGGTGCTCACCGTCGAGTGAATATCAGCCCTGTCGGAGGAAGTCTCGACAATGAGGTCGTCGATTTCCATCGACAACTCGCGCATGACGGTGTACCTGTCTGCGTGATACTCGGTCTGCTTGTCGTTGACCCGCACCGTGCGCCTCAAGACTTCGCCCTCGCCGTCCAGGCGCACGTCGACGTTGCCGTCGACGGTCATGTACGGCATGTAGACGCCCATCACGTTCTCGGGCGTGAACGTGCTCGAGAACCCAGGGTGTGCGAACGTCTTGCGTTCGTTGACAAAGGCGCTGATGTTCGCCATCGCCTGCGCCTTCGTGACGGAAAAAGGCAGGATCCCGTCGGGCACCGCGCCGTTGGGGATGCGGTTGTTGAGCGACAATTCGTGCTTGCACCAGTGGCATCGCGCACGCAGATTGTGGTCGGTGTCGATCACCACTTCCGAACCGCAACCCGTGCACTTCATCGTCACTAGGGCGGCGTCGTCGATGATGTCGACTGCGGCGCTCGAGACGGTCGTGCCGCGAAGCTCGCCGATGCCTTCGCTGAGTTTCATCGCCTCGTCGAGGCTCTGCTCTTTCCATGTGAAGCGGCAGTAGGCGCACTGGAACTCGGCGGTATCCGAGCGGAAGTTCACCTCGCTCGCACCACACTGCTGACACCTGACCACGCCATCAGCAGCGCCTCCAGGCGTGGCTAACTCGACGTACTCCGGCTGTTCCGCTTCCGGCATGGGCGGGATCGGCAGGCCCGGTTCTGGCGAAGGCGCTGGCGGCGGTTGCTCAGTCGTCATGGCGTGGCGACCTTAGAGGCCAAGCACCTTCTTCTTGAGCGCCTCAAAGTCGTCCTCGTTGATCAGGCCGTCGTCGAGCATCTTCTTGTACTGCGCGAGCTGGACGGCTGGGTCGGCTGGCGCGGCCGCAGCAGCGGTACCCGTCGTGCCAGGGGCGCCCGTAGGAGCAGCGGGCGTGGGCTGGACGAGGTTTCCGATGGCTCCCATTCCCATGCCCATCATGGCCAGGCCTGTGCCACCACCGCCCGACTCGCCCGCCGCCTCGACGCCACGCGCCACGGATTGCTTCAGGAAGGTGTCTGCGCGCCCACCGCTGAGGGCGTCCGCCTTTCGTACGTCCGAGAGCAACGCCGACGTGTCCTCGTCGTATTCGACGGAGACGATGGTCGCCTTCGTGATGGTGAGGCCCCGCTCGGAGGACCACTGATAGTTGGATTCGACCTCTTCTGCCAGAGAGCGCGCGAATCCCACAGAGTCCGACTGGATGCGCGTGATCCGGTGGTCCTTGTCGTCATCGTTGACGTAGCGCGAGAAGGCGCCTGCGAGTGAGCCGACCACCTCGCTGAACAGCTGCTCCGACACGGCGTTGTCGT
The Demequina sp. TMPB413 DNA segment above includes these coding regions:
- a CDS encoding NADP-dependent oxidoreductase: MRAITYSEFGTPDVLTLTGLPEPRPGPDSVIVEMRAAGINPVDWKARQGYLEGLIDTVFPAVPGWDIAGVVVRVGADAPEFEVGDEVYGYARKDVLGGGTLAEQVAVPVRALAHKPASVSFEQAAAVPLVGLTALRSVRRSHVGAGDNVLIHNGSGGVGGFAIQLARLAGATVVATASPRNHEYLKSLGATPIEYGECLAERARAASPDGFDVILDFAGDGALDSTASVMRDGARVVSVADGKAARRLGGVVVWVRPDAAGLTELARLIDDGSLRVEVARTYPLEAAADAYRELEAGHVRGKLVITP
- a CDS encoding TFIIB-type zinc ribbon-containing protein, with the protein product MTTEQPPPAPSPEPGLPIPPMPEAEQPEYVELATPGGAADGVVRCQQCGASEVNFRSDTAEFQCAYCRFTWKEQSLDEAMKLSEGIGELRGTTVSSAAVDIIDDAALVTMKCTGCGSEVVIDTDHNLRARCHWCKHELSLNNRIPNGAVPDGILPFSVTKAQAMANISAFVNERKTFAHPGFSSTFTPENVMGVYMPYMTVDGNVDVRLDGEGEVLRRTVRVNDKQTEYHADRYTVMRELSMEIDDLIVETSSDRADIHSTVSTNNIINAVLPFDVKNMVRFNSNFLGAEYTSERRDMDVDAAEAYAASHFMTLARAGAQPSVRGYDRGVEWTSEQVNVKGSRWTAVLLPVWLYGFVETRGSRQITHYIAVNGRTGATMGSVPINRKKAALVAWGTAAAISVVTWPIALAVLVMG
- a CDS encoding ClbS/DfsB family four-helix bundle protein, with the translated sequence MGRPQSRDELLDASEASFAKLMSLVDSLSDEQQLAEFAFEDRDRNVRDVLVHLHEWHLLLLAWVHSNLAGKTAPFLPAGYTWSNYAGLNVEFRDRHSETTLDQARQLVATSRAAVRAVIGERTDEELFTKKHYPWTGTTSLGAYCISATSSHDEWAMKKIRKHAKGAPA
- a CDS encoding spermidine synthase, with amino-acid sequence MSARFEELDWSATPIGEVSLRRRRDPVTGEDVYEVKLNDEWLMSSQFTAAEIALARLGLARVAQPHPTVVVGGLGLGYTAAAALEDANVGELLVVELLAPVIDWHERGLVPLGPALTSSQRCRFVHGDFFGMSYGDGYDPAHMDRQVDAILLDIDHSPTHLLDDGSVGFYGVEGMRAVASHLRPGGVYAMWSNDPPDAAYLAVLHKVFADVVAEVITFPNPLQRREATATVYVATKP
- a CDS encoding ABC transporter ATP-binding protein, whose product is MSHPPAGSRRAATGGGMRGRGLTSGADPDALRAENAAAPEIPHLWRRVGALFVPYRPQLVLTAVLVLATSAATVVPPLIVQRIFDQALFPSDGVGGIAGPRLGLLTELVGLMIAIFVASAGLGVWQTWVTSTVGNKVTGDLRVTLFDRLQRMELAFFTRTKTGVIQSRLQNDVGGVAGVLTTFVSSIVGNTATVVASLVAMIVLDWRLTLLAVILMPALVVAQRRVGLVRQRIAARTQESLSEMTSITQETLSVSGILLSKVYNRQRLESARYAAENRNLIRLQVQQAMSGQWFFGLVTVIMSSVPAVIYLAAGWLLARSGQSGGEAISAGTVVAFTTIQARLLFPLMALMRVALEIQTSRALFARIFEYLDLTPAIADRDDARDVSDAPGPLGAIEFRDVSFRYPDAKEDSTPTLDGVSFTAQPGQTHAFVGPSGAGKTTIVYLAARLHEATSGEVRFAGEDVRALVAESVVEQVGVVTQETYLFHATIAENLRYAKPDATDDELEQACAAANIHETIVGFEHGYDTVVGERGYRLSGGEKQRIAIARVLLKDPPVLLLDEATSALDTVSERVVQVALDRAAKGRTTLVVAHRLSTVADADVIHVVDGGRIVETGTHSELVAAGGLYARLAAQQLD